One genomic region from Leptolyngbyaceae cyanobacterium JSC-12 encodes:
- a CDS encoding ABC-type polysaccharide/polyol phosphate export system, permease component (IMG reference gene:2510094183), whose product MIPIFFAELKRQWIQQRRYALDSIAGILGIAVAFYGFFLTTKYAAGSAAQFGDRLDSIVVGYALWSLVTFIIADIAGGLQQEAFTGTLEQIFLSPFSPAKIFLTRALARLTVILVQILGILLILMTITGRFLSFTPTLLLPLVTVILGAFGIALAMGGLSLLIKQVQQILGFLPFGLFLAMLVPVETWEMPARLFGWLLPMTPGAGVLRELMARNQALNWGELAIAFLNGGIYFAIGLMLFKQAEHIAKLRGRLGGY is encoded by the coding sequence ATGATCCCAATTTTTTTTGCAGAACTGAAACGACAGTGGATTCAGCAACGCCGCTACGCTCTCGACTCAATCGCAGGCATTTTGGGTATTGCCGTGGCATTCTATGGCTTTTTCCTAACTACCAAGTATGCGGCTGGATCTGCGGCTCAGTTTGGCGATCGCTTAGATTCCATTGTTGTAGGTTATGCATTATGGTCGCTGGTCACCTTCATCATTGCGGATATTGCAGGCGGACTTCAGCAAGAGGCATTTACAGGCACCCTAGAGCAAATTTTCCTCTCGCCCTTTAGCCCTGCTAAGATTTTTCTAACCCGTGCCCTGGCTCGGTTGACAGTAATTTTGGTACAGATTCTGGGGATTTTACTAATTCTCATGACTATCACGGGACGGTTTTTGTCGTTTACACCAACGCTTTTACTACCACTCGTGACGGTGATTTTGGGCGCATTTGGGATTGCCCTAGCAATGGGAGGGCTTTCGCTACTGATCAAACAAGTTCAGCAAATTCTGGGCTTTCTCCCGTTTGGTTTATTTCTGGCGATGCTAGTACCTGTTGAAACCTGGGAGATGCCTGCCCGCTTGTTTGGTTGGCTATTGCCAATGACTCCCGGTGCTGGGGTGCTACGAGAACTGATGGCACGCAACCAGGCACTAAATTGGGGAGAGTTGGCGATTGCGTTTTTGAACGGAGGAATTTACTTTGCGATCGGGCTAATGCTATTCAAACAAGCAGAACATATCGCCAAACTCCGGGGACGCCTTGGCGGTTACTAA
- a CDS encoding ABC-type multidrug transport system, ATPase component (IMG reference gene:2510094184~PFAM: ABC transporter) — protein MQILEARNLKKSYREKGREIAAVRDVSLKLAAGEILAFLGPNGAGKTTSIKMIAGLIRPDEGWVRICDRDPHHQPQALKLLGAVLEGNRNVYWRYTPEENLEYFGVLRGMSQKAARKRAAELLERFNLAPKRRTLVQSLSRGMQQKLAIAVSLMHQPPLLLLDEPTLGLDVEATEDVKRLIREIVQEGCAILLTTHQLAIAEELSNRVAIINNGEVVTEETTDELIRRFSGSAYVIETERPIDAERVRKLHLLGLECTTSRTIHVADSQMLYQVLTILKPLPILQIQKEQANLTDVFLKLVRGDKA, from the coding sequence ATGCAGATTTTGGAAGCTCGAAATTTGAAGAAGTCCTATCGAGAAAAGGGGCGAGAGATTGCAGCCGTGCGAGATGTGTCGCTGAAATTGGCAGCAGGGGAGATTCTAGCGTTTCTGGGTCCCAATGGTGCTGGAAAGACAACCAGCATTAAGATGATCGCCGGATTGATTCGTCCAGATGAAGGCTGGGTGCGAATTTGCGATCGCGATCCACATCACCAGCCACAAGCGCTCAAGCTGCTGGGCGCAGTTCTAGAGGGGAATCGTAATGTCTACTGGCGCTACACTCCAGAGGAAAACTTGGAATATTTTGGGGTGTTGCGTGGCATGAGCCAAAAAGCCGCTCGCAAACGTGCTGCAGAACTGCTGGAGCGGTTTAACCTGGCACCTAAGCGCCGCACCTTAGTGCAATCGTTGTCGCGGGGAATGCAGCAAAAGCTGGCGATCGCGGTTTCCCTGATGCACCAGCCACCGTTGCTGTTGTTAGATGAGCCAACGCTAGGGTTAGATGTGGAAGCGACAGAAGATGTGAAGCGCCTGATACGAGAAATTGTTCAGGAAGGCTGTGCGATTTTGTTGACGACGCATCAACTGGCGATCGCGGAAGAACTCTCAAATCGAGTTGCCATCATCAACAATGGCGAAGTCGTGACTGAAGAAACGACAGATGAACTGATTCGACGATTTTCTGGCAGTGCTTATGTGATTGAAACAGAACGCCCGATAGATGCTGAACGAGTACGAAAACTGCACCTGTTAGGGCTAGAGTGCACTACATCGCGAACCATTCACGTAGCAGATTCGCAAATGCTGTATCAAGTGCTAACCATTTTGAAGCCATTACCAATTCTGCAAATCCAGAAGGAGCAAGCCAATTTGACGGATGTATTTTTGAAGCTGGTGCGGGGAGACAAAGCATGA
- a CDS encoding hypothetical protein (IMG reference gene:2510094185~PFAM: Uncharacterized conserved protein (DUF2358)), with protein sequence MLNAHLSTQDYTAKIQEAIAVLKQELPTLFQTDLSYHIYSQDIFFQDPVNTFKGKFNYRIIFWTLRFHGRLFFTELFFDLHNVQQASENTIRADWTVRGTLRLPWKPRLLFNGYSIYTLNSDALIFKHIDTWDRPLGEILSQFWRRGEQE encoded by the coding sequence ATGCTAAACGCCCATTTAAGCACTCAGGATTACACCGCTAAAATTCAGGAAGCAATCGCGGTTCTCAAACAAGAGCTACCCACTCTATTTCAGACCGATCTGTCCTATCACATCTATAGCCAAGACATCTTCTTCCAAGATCCAGTCAACACTTTCAAAGGCAAATTCAATTACCGCATCATCTTTTGGACATTGCGCTTTCACGGTCGCCTATTCTTCACCGAATTATTTTTTGACCTGCATAATGTTCAGCAGGCAAGTGAAAATACCATTCGTGCCGATTGGACAGTCCGCGGCACTCTGCGACTCCCCTGGAAACCCAGGCTTTTGTTCAACGGCTACTCCATTTACACTCTCAATTCCGATGCCCTAATTTTCAAGCATATCGACACCTGGGATCGTCCATTGGGTGAGATATTGAGCCAGTTTTGGCGGAGAGGAGAGCAGGAATAG